In Anaerotignum faecicola, a genomic segment contains:
- a CDS encoding head-tail connector protein, translating to MIVNLDEMKGYLRVDFDDDDALIENFITTGQNLCADIARLSVDELGAIPSSKIAVMYAVAYLYEHRENANYKELTLSLRSLLFGIRKEGF from the coding sequence ATGATTGTAAATCTTGATGAGATGAAGGGTTACCTTCGTGTGGACTTTGATGATGATGATGCACTTATCGAGAACTTCATCACAACCGGGCAGAATCTCTGTGCAGATATAGCCAGATTATCTGTGGATGAACTTGGTGCGATTCCATCTTCTAAGATAGCCGTCATGTATGCCGTTGCGTATCTGTATGAACACAGAGAAAATGCCAACTACAAGGAACTGACACTTTCTCTGCGTTCCCTGCTTTTCGGCATCAGAAAGGAAGGATTCTGA
- a CDS encoding phage major capsid protein encodes MTILELREKRNTAWNAAKAFLDSHRTEKGTLTAEDDATYSRMEQEIADLGKEITRLERQEALEAELNKPVNKPLTSKPVTAAEKPAKTGRASDAYKDAMLSAMRSNFRNVSNVLQEGVDADGGYLVPEEYDRRLIDVLDGENIMRSLATKITTAGQHKINIAATKPATAWIEEGGALSFGDATFDQIYLDAYKLHVAIKVTEELLYDNAFGLENYIITQFGKALANAEEDAFLNGDGKGKPTGIFAKTGGGQIAGTLTAAIKSDDLIDLVYGLKRPYRKKASFIMNDATLASLRKLKDNNGAYIWQPSYKEGEPDRVLGYAVHTSAFAPTNAIAFGDYSYYNIGDRGSRSFAELRELFAGNGMVGYVAKERVDGKLILPEAVKILKLKEETASAKG; translated from the coding sequence ATGACTATTTTAGAACTGCGTGAAAAGCGCAACACTGCATGGAATGCTGCAAAGGCATTTCTTGATTCTCACCGTACCGAGAAAGGTACTCTTACTGCCGAGGACGATGCGACCTACTCCAGAATGGAACAGGAAATCGCTGACCTTGGCAAGGAAATCACTCGTCTGGAAAGACAGGAAGCATTGGAGGCAGAGCTTAACAAGCCGGTAAACAAGCCTCTCACTTCTAAGCCTGTTACTGCTGCTGAAAAGCCTGCAAAGACTGGTCGTGCTTCTGATGCATACAAGGATGCGATGCTTTCTGCAATGCGTTCTAATTTCCGTAATGTAAGCAATGTACTTCAGGAAGGTGTAGATGCCGATGGTGGCTACCTTGTTCCGGAAGAGTATGACCGCAGACTTATCGATGTGCTTGATGGTGAGAACATCATGCGCAGCCTTGCTACAAAGATTACTACTGCAGGTCAGCACAAAATCAACATCGCAGCTACCAAGCCTGCAACAGCATGGATTGAGGAAGGTGGAGCATTATCTTTTGGTGATGCAACATTTGACCAGATCTATCTTGATGCCTACAAGCTTCATGTAGCAATCAAGGTTACTGAAGAATTGCTTTATGACAATGCCTTCGGTCTTGAAAACTACATCATCACTCAGTTCGGTAAGGCTTTAGCAAATGCCGAAGAGGATGCCTTCCTTAACGGAGATGGTAAGGGCAAGCCGACTGGCATTTTTGCTAAGACCGGTGGCGGTCAGATTGCTGGAACACTTACAGCCGCAATCAAGTCTGATGACCTTATCGACCTTGTATATGGACTCAAGAGACCTTATCGTAAAAAAGCTTCTTTCATCATGAATGATGCAACACTTGCTTCTCTTAGAAAGCTTAAGGATAACAACGGAGCATATATCTGGCAGCCTTCATACAAGGAAGGAGAACCTGACAGAGTTCTTGGCTATGCTGTTCACACTTCTGCTTTCGCACCTACAAATGCGATTGCATTCGGTGATTATAGCTACTACAACATTGGTGATCGTGGTTCTCGTTCTTTTGCAGAACTGCGTGAACTTTTCGCTGGTAACGGCATGGTCGGTTATGTAGCCAAGGAAAGAGTTGATGGTAAGCTTATCCTTCCTGAAGCAGTAAAAATCTTAAAGCTTAAGGAAGAAACTGCAAGTGCTAAGGGTTAA
- a CDS encoding Fic family protein, which yields MRTFNYSEIKKQKWDSDVLSLIAAIYKETGKQEMYLKQRPEELEKLVEIAKIQSTEASNAIEGIVTTSTRIKQIVEEKTTPKNRDEQEIAGYRDVLNIIHESFDAIPITQNYILQLHKVLYSHMNNPMAGRTKSVQNYISATYPDGHVETLFTPLAPYDTPQALDRICEEYNRVIGNMEVEPLIAIPIFIHDFLCIHPFNDGNGRMSRLLTTLLLYRNGFYVGKYISLEAKIAKNKDLYYDTLGQAQIGWHEGTEDSVPFIKYLLGTVLAAYKDFEERFELVETKLPALETVRRATLHKIGRFTKQDIRELCPSLSVSSIEGSLRKLVASGELKREGSGKNTCYFRMK from the coding sequence ATGAGAACTTTTAATTACTCTGAAATCAAGAAGCAAAAGTGGGATTCAGATGTTCTTAGCTTAATTGCAGCAATTTATAAAGAGACCGGTAAACAGGAAATGTACCTGAAACAACGTCCTGAAGAATTAGAAAAACTGGTTGAGATTGCTAAAATACAAAGTACCGAGGCATCAAACGCAATTGAGGGAATTGTTACAACAAGCACTCGTATCAAGCAGATTGTAGAAGAAAAAACAACACCAAAGAACCGTGATGAGCAGGAAATTGCAGGGTATCGCGATGTTCTTAATATTATTCACGAAAGCTTTGATGCAATTCCTATCACACAGAATTATATTTTACAGCTTCACAAAGTATTGTATAGCCACATGAATAATCCTATGGCCGGAAGAACTAAAAGTGTACAAAACTATATTAGTGCCACCTATCCAGATGGCCATGTAGAAACTCTGTTCACTCCACTTGCTCCATACGATACTCCACAGGCTTTAGATAGAATATGTGAGGAATATAATCGTGTCATTGGAAATATGGAAGTTGAACCCCTGATTGCAATTCCAATCTTCATTCATGACTTTCTTTGCATCCATCCGTTCAATGATGGAAATGGACGAATGAGCCGTTTGCTTACAACACTTCTGTTATACAGAAATGGCTTTTATGTTGGCAAGTATATTTCATTGGAAGCTAAGATTGCCAAGAACAAGGACCTGTATTACGACACACTTGGTCAGGCACAGATTGGCTGGCATGAAGGGACAGAGGACTCAGTGCCATTTATCAAGTATTTGCTTGGTACTGTTCTTGCTGCATACAAAGATTTCGAAGAACGTTTTGAACTTGTTGAAACAAAGTTGCCAGCTCTCGAAACAGTCAGACGAGCAACCTTACACAAAATAGGTCGCTTCACAAAGCAGGATATTCGTGAGCTTTGCCCTTCGCTTAGCGTCAGCTCTATAGAGGGCTCACTAAGAAAATTAGTCGCATCTGGTGAACTAAAACGTGAAGGCTCAGGAAAGAACACTTGCTATTTTAGAATGAAATAA
- a CDS encoding head maturation protease, ClpP-related, whose translation MKKFWKWKNQTVTNQETQEQTLERTLFLNGTIAEESWFDDDVTPKLFRDELFAEKGDITIWINSPGGDCVAAAQIYNMMMEYPGNVTVKIDGIAASAASVIAMAGTKVLVSPVSMLMIHNPMTAAMGDSTEMQKAIAMLDEVKESIINAYEIKTGMSRAKLSHLMDAETWMDAHTAIDMGFADEILTRPAETPVENNAAGPMLFSRAAVTNSLMDKLAAKCRIKKPETPERSVDTLMERLDLIKQHI comes from the coding sequence ATGAAGAAGTTCTGGAAGTGGAAGAATCAGACGGTGACCAATCAGGAGACGCAGGAGCAGACACTGGAGAGGACGCTGTTTCTAAACGGCACCATCGCAGAGGAAAGCTGGTTTGACGATGATGTCACACCTAAGCTCTTTCGAGATGAACTGTTTGCCGAAAAGGGAGACATCACCATTTGGATTAACTCTCCGGGAGGCGACTGTGTGGCCGCAGCCCAGATTTACAACATGATGATGGAGTATCCCGGCAATGTCACCGTAAAGATTGATGGTATCGCAGCCTCTGCTGCATCCGTCATCGCTATGGCAGGTACAAAGGTGCTGGTATCTCCGGTATCCATGCTCATGATTCATAACCCGATGACTGCAGCTATGGGCGACTCCACTGAGATGCAGAAGGCTATCGCCATGCTGGATGAAGTCAAGGAATCCATCATCAATGCCTACGAAATCAAAACTGGTATGAGTCGTGCCAAGCTCTCCCATCTCATGGATGCAGAGACTTGGATGGATGCACATACGGCCATTGATATGGGCTTTGCGGATGAAATCCTGACAAGACCAGCGGAAACACCGGTAGAAAATAACGCTGCTGGTCCGATGCTCTTTTCTCGTGCGGCAGTGACCAACTCTCTTATGGATAAGCTGGCTGCCAAGTGCCGCATCAAGAAACCTGAAACACCGGAACGCTCCGTAGATACACTCATGGAGCGTCTTGACCTAATCAAACAACACATTTAA
- a CDS encoding Gp37-like protein, producing the protein MRVDIYSDFTLKDILQSYSSIQFSECIRDVGDIQLSFTDNEVYKNIKVTEDVLVVGNNAYLAENKHKTDSKDLRKYEITGRHITSVLSWRCVKGFEVPVGETYEDACIRLVQENFISPPDKKRTIPNFTFKRLGLSQKNTVKRIYEANDCLSILKFISKLGGFGFWLEYDIQEKKLVFCCVPVSDRSSTVIFGDKFNNISETDIYEETSDYKNVAYLYTEPTETEEESYTAYGETDAEGLLRREYVEKGSFVEDLLEGLKEKSKTTGAEFVILNSEQYQYNKDYFLGDTVLLTDTDSSLSLAKPIEKVTHFYEKTYEMEITYGDTIPTIFTKK; encoded by the coding sequence ATGAGAGTTGACATTTATTCTGATTTTACGCTGAAGGACATACTCCAGTCCTACAGCAGTATCCAGTTTTCGGAATGTATCCGAGATGTGGGAGATATTCAGTTATCTTTTACAGATAACGAGGTTTATAAAAACATAAAGGTTACGGAGGATGTTCTTGTAGTTGGAAATAACGCTTACTTGGCAGAAAACAAGCATAAAACCGACAGCAAGGATTTAAGGAAATACGAAATCACAGGCAGACATATTACTTCTGTACTTTCTTGGCGGTGCGTCAAAGGCTTTGAAGTGCCAGTGGGTGAAACCTATGAGGACGCCTGTATCCGACTTGTGCAGGAAAATTTTATTTCTCCACCAGACAAGAAACGCACAATCCCAAATTTCACATTTAAAAGACTTGGACTGTCTCAAAAAAACACAGTAAAACGCATCTATGAGGCAAATGACTGCTTGAGTATTTTGAAATTCATCAGCAAGCTCGGCGGTTTCGGTTTCTGGCTTGAGTATGACATTCAAGAAAAAAAGCTTGTGTTTTGCTGTGTCCCTGTTTCCGACAGGAGCAGTACAGTGATTTTCGGGGATAAGTTCAACAACATTTCCGAAACAGATATTTATGAGGAAACCTCAGACTATAAAAATGTGGCATATCTTTATACCGAGCCAACGGAAACGGAGGAAGAAAGCTACACAGCTTACGGTGAAACAGATGCAGAAGGACTGCTTCGCAGAGAGTACGTGGAGAAAGGCAGTTTCGTTGAAGATTTACTGGAAGGACTGAAGGAGAAATCCAAAACAACAGGTGCGGAATTTGTAATTTTAAATTCCGAACAGTATCAGTATAACAAGGACTATTTTCTTGGGGATACGGTGCTTTTAACGGATACGGACAGCAGTCTTTCCTTGGCAAAGCCTATTGAGAAGGTGACGCATTTTTATGAAAAGACTTATGAAATGGAGATTACCTACGGTGATACTATTCCCACGATTTTTACAAAGAAATGA
- a CDS encoding phage tail tape measure protein has translation MANDIKGIIVRIGADTTDLSKAMSSANRSISTTQKQLNEVQKALKLDPSNTDLLAQKYRLLTEKADETRKKLQTLKDAQEQVEEQYRNGEIDQGKYDAFRRELISTENQLKKLEKEAAKSNAAINSFGEKMKDIGGKLTAAGKTIMPLSAAVVGIGTAAAVSAVDFEDAMAKVSTIADTTEVPLDELRSQILSLSSQTGISASEIADNVYNAISAGQKTGDAVNFVTNSTKLAKAGFADAGAALDVLTTILNAYGMEASEVTNVSDMLIQTQNLGKTTVAELSSSMGKVIPTANACNVQLDQLCAGYAKMTANGVATAESTTYMNSMLNELGKSGTTVSDILKERTGKSFAELMENGESLADVLSVLKESADEQNLSFGDLWSSAEAGKAGLILLGESADDFNTTLTQMRESSGATDSAFEKLQTNSFKINKAVNAVKNTFIVLGGVILDTFSPAIEAVTGGIQKLCNWISSLPMGIQTIIVVIGTLIASAGPLLVVLGTLMTSIGSLAPMFSTAVTAVSAFSAGLALPIAPIAAIAAAVTALILIIADLYKNNEDFRNNIQIIWNSIKEILSTVLTEIQTNFSFVWDAVKVIVETALNLIVVATQFFADVLSGNWKNISSDITNIVTVLKNGILSLFTVLKDGILNLITNVLYPKLVSVWNTIKTAVLQKVTEIKTNAVNKFNELVTSLVNMGSSFYNAGVNAFSSLWNGMKEIWRSLRDWVTDTINWLKDKLAFWRSANDEMNDGADGSHAGGLDYVPFDGYKAILHKGERVLTAQENKTYKNNTTNKSGDTNVSVTQNFYNSSENTARKEQKELQRTFRKLGFTGV, from the coding sequence ATGGCCAATGACATAAAAGGAATTATTGTAAGAATCGGTGCAGATACAACGGATTTAAGCAAGGCCATGAGCAGTGCCAACCGTTCCATCAGCACAACACAGAAACAGCTGAATGAGGTGCAGAAAGCATTAAAGCTTGACCCGTCCAATACGGACCTATTGGCACAAAAATACAGACTGCTTACTGAAAAGGCAGACGAAACAAGAAAAAAACTCCAGACATTAAAGGACGCACAGGAACAGGTTGAGGAGCAGTACCGAAACGGTGAAATCGACCAAGGAAAGTATGATGCCTTCCGCAGAGAACTGATTTCAACGGAAAATCAGCTGAAGAAACTTGAAAAAGAAGCAGCAAAATCCAATGCCGCTATCAATTCATTTGGCGAGAAAATGAAGGACATAGGCGGAAAGCTGACAGCCGCAGGCAAAACAATTATGCCCCTTTCCGCCGCTGTTGTGGGAATCGGCACTGCGGCGGCTGTATCGGCTGTGGATTTCGAGGATGCCATGGCAAAGGTCAGCACCATTGCCGACACTACGGAAGTTCCCCTTGATGAACTGCGTTCACAGATACTTTCTCTATCTTCTCAGACAGGCATTTCTGCCAGTGAAATCGCAGACAATGTATACAATGCCATTTCTGCCGGACAGAAAACAGGAGATGCGGTTAATTTCGTAACCAATTCCACCAAGCTTGCAAAGGCAGGCTTTGCCGATGCAGGTGCGGCTTTGGATGTACTGACAACCATTTTGAATGCTTACGGTATGGAGGCATCAGAGGTTACCAATGTTTCCGATATGCTGATACAGACACAGAACCTCGGCAAAACCACCGTTGCAGAGCTATCCTCCTCAATGGGTAAGGTAATTCCTACTGCCAATGCCTGCAATGTTCAGTTAGACCAGCTTTGTGCGGGCTATGCCAAAATGACGGCAAATGGTGTTGCCACAGCGGAAAGTACCACCTACATGAACTCTATGCTGAATGAACTTGGGAAAAGCGGTACAACCGTATCCGATATTTTGAAAGAGAGAACAGGCAAAAGCTTTGCAGAACTGATGGAAAATGGAGAAAGTCTTGCAGATGTGCTTTCCGTTTTGAAGGAATCCGCAGATGAACAGAACCTTTCCTTCGGTGATTTATGGAGCAGTGCCGAGGCAGGCAAGGCAGGCTTAATTCTTTTAGGTGAAAGTGCTGATGATTTTAATACTACCCTTACACAGATGCGAGAGAGTTCGGGTGCAACGGACAGCGCCTTTGAAAAACTGCAAACCAACAGTTTTAAAATCAACAAAGCAGTCAATGCGGTGAAAAATACATTTATTGTTTTAGGCGGTGTGATTTTGGATACCTTTTCCCCTGCCATAGAAGCAGTCACTGGCGGTATACAAAAGCTGTGTAACTGGATTTCTTCTTTACCTATGGGAATACAGACAATAATTGTGGTTATCGGTACACTTATAGCCTCCGCAGGGCCTTTGCTTGTTGTTCTGGGTACGCTGATGACAAGCATTGGTTCTCTTGCACCAATGTTCAGTACGGCGGTGACGGCTGTTTCTGCCTTCTCCGCAGGTCTTGCTTTGCCCATTGCCCCAATCGCCGCCATAGCCGCCGCAGTAACGGCTTTGATACTGATTATTGCCGATTTATATAAAAACAACGAGGATTTTCGCAACAACATTCAAATCATCTGGAACAGCATAAAGGAAATTTTAAGTACCGTATTAACGGAGATACAGACGAATTTCTCCTTTGTATGGGACGCCGTGAAGGTCATTGTGGAAACAGCACTGAACTTAATTGTTGTAGCAACACAGTTCTTTGCGGATGTTCTCAGCGGAAACTGGAAAAACATCAGCAGTGATATTACAAATATCGTTACTGTTCTGAAAAATGGAATTTTAAGTCTGTTTACCGTTTTAAAGGACGGTATCCTGAATCTCATCACAAATGTTCTTTATCCTAAGCTTGTTTCTGTCTGGAACACCATTAAAACAGCGGTTTTGCAGAAGGTAACGGAAATCAAAACAAATGCCGTAAACAAGTTCAATGAACTGGTAACCTCTCTCGTAAACATGGGTTCTTCCTTTTACAATGCAGGCGTTAATGCTTTCAGCAGTCTTTGGAACGGCATGAAGGAAATCTGGAGAAGTCTGAGGGACTGGGTGACGGATACCATCAACTGGCTGAAGGATAAGCTTGCTTTCTGGCGGTCGGCAAATGATGAAATGAATGACGGTGCAGACGGCTCTCATGCAGGCGGTCTGGACTATGTTCCCTTTGACGGCTACAAAGCGATACTTCATAAGGGCGAACGAGTACTGACGGCACAGGAAAACAAGACCTATAAGAATAATACTACAAATAAAAGCGGAGATACCAATGTTTCCGTAACGCAGAATTTTTACAATTCCTCGGAAAACACCGCACGGAAGGAACAGAAGGAACTGCAAAGAACCTTCAGAAAGCTTGGCTTTACGGGAGTGTGA
- a CDS encoding phage distal tail protein, which translates to MKATETLIYTNTATNQSISISFLSNLIPTAFEEDVDASFYTDKNSGQDGETLQNLDLEPREITIKAVFQADSNYRLFEKHIKSVFNPKTEGLLKYSDGEYTKSISCYPKSIPTFSYTNGKGSLETELICYGTYWKEQTVTDNLASMKPSFVFPQHFTPYTLFGVKAAQLVTKINNTGDADSGWTVRFVSSFGSVKNPYIINRKTGEGVYFTEEMTKGDELLIDFTKQQPVIYKNGKKDFSVLNALKSSFFKFFVGENEIEYGAEENVTNLEVYFNYNPLVL; encoded by the coding sequence ATGAAAGCCACCGAAACCTTAATCTATACCAATACGGCAACAAACCAAAGCATAAGCATCTCATTTTTATCAAATCTGATACCGACAGCATTTGAGGAGGATGTGGATGCTTCTTTTTATACTGACAAAAACAGCGGACAGGACGGAGAAACTCTGCAAAACCTTGACCTTGAACCGAGAGAAATCACCATAAAGGCGGTGTTTCAGGCTGACAGCAACTACCGCCTTTTTGAAAAGCATATCAAAAGTGTATTCAATCCCAAAACGGAAGGCTTATTGAAATATTCTGACGGAGAATATACAAAGTCTATTTCCTGTTATCCGAAAAGCATACCTACATTTTCATATACAAACGGCAAAGGCAGTCTGGAAACGGAACTGATCTGCTACGGCACTTATTGGAAGGAGCAGACGGTTACCGACAACCTTGCCAGTATGAAACCGTCTTTTGTTTTTCCTCAGCACTTTACACCATACACACTTTTTGGTGTAAAGGCGGCACAGCTTGTGACGAAAATCAATAACACAGGTGATGCCGACAGCGGTTGGACGGTACGGTTTGTATCCTCCTTCGGTTCTGTAAAAAATCCGTATATCATCAACCGAAAAACAGGAGAAGGTGTGTATTTTACAGAGGAAATGACTAAGGGTGATGAGCTGCTTATTGATTTTACAAAACAACAGCCTGTTATCTATAAAAACGGCAAAAAGGATTTTTCTGTTTTAAACGCACTCAAAAGTAGTTTTTTCAAGTTCTTTGTAGGAGAAAATGAGATTGAATACGGTGCGGAGGAAAATGTAACCAATCTGGAAGTTTATTTTAACTACAATCCGTTGGTACTGTAA
- a CDS encoding phage portal protein, translated as MSILSGLFRSRDKPTNSTNGSAYRFLFGGSNSGKAVNERSAMQMTAVYACVRILSESIAGLPIHVYQYTDSGSKEKAIKHPLYRLIHDEPNPEMTSFVFRETLMTHLLLYGNAYAQIIRNGKGEVVALYPLMANRMSVDRDDKGHLYYQYQMQESDAPTMKNGTVILKPSDVLHVPGLGFDGLVGYSPIAMAKNAIGLAIATEEYGAKFFANGATPGGILEYPGTVKNPEAVRESWTKGFSGNNSHKVAVLEEGMKYTPISISPNEAQFLETRKFQIDEIARIFRVPPHMVGDLEKSSFSNIEQQSLEFVKYTLEPWIVRWEQSINRALLSESEKAAYFVKFNVDGLLRGDYQSRMNGYATARQNGWMSANDIRELENLDLIPPELGGDLYLINGNMTKLDDAGIFAATTAAGKEDENDEEVLEVEESDGDQSGDAGADTGEDAVSKRHHRRGKLV; from the coding sequence ATGAGCATTTTAAGCGGACTATTCCGTTCAAGAGACAAGCCCACCAACAGCACTAACGGCAGCGCTTACCGCTTCCTGTTTGGTGGCAGTAATTCCGGTAAAGCGGTGAATGAGCGAAGTGCCATGCAGATGACTGCCGTCTACGCTTGCGTCAGAATTCTTTCCGAGTCTATTGCTGGCCTGCCGATTCATGTTTATCAATACACCGACTCCGGCAGCAAGGAAAAAGCTATCAAGCATCCGCTGTATCGACTGATTCACGATGAGCCAAATCCGGAAATGACCTCCTTTGTCTTCCGAGAGACCTTGATGACACACCTGCTCCTTTACGGAAATGCCTATGCGCAGATTATCCGAAATGGCAAGGGTGAAGTCGTCGCTCTCTATCCGCTGATGGCCAATCGAATGAGCGTAGACCGTGACGATAAAGGTCACCTCTACTACCAATATCAGATGCAGGAATCCGATGCACCTACCATGAAAAATGGAACCGTAATCTTGAAACCGTCGGATGTGCTCCATGTTCCGGGCCTCGGCTTTGATGGTCTGGTCGGTTACTCTCCCATCGCTATGGCGAAGAACGCTATCGGTCTTGCCATTGCTACGGAGGAATATGGTGCTAAGTTCTTTGCAAACGGAGCCACACCGGGAGGCATTCTAGAGTATCCCGGAACAGTAAAAAATCCGGAAGCTGTCAGAGAAAGCTGGACCAAAGGCTTCTCTGGGAACAATTCTCATAAGGTAGCAGTTTTGGAAGAAGGCATGAAATATACGCCTATCTCCATCTCCCCGAATGAAGCACAGTTTTTGGAGACCAGAAAATTTCAGATTGATGAAATAGCTCGAATCTTTAGAGTACCGCCCCACATGGTCGGTGACCTAGAGAAATCAAGCTTTTCTAATATTGAGCAGCAATCTCTCGAATTTGTGAAGTACACCTTGGAACCTTGGATTGTCCGTTGGGAACAGTCCATCAATCGTGCCCTTCTATCCGAATCGGAGAAGGCTGCTTATTTTGTAAAGTTCAATGTCGACGGCCTCTTACGTGGCGATTATCAAAGCCGTATGAACGGTTACGCTACGGCAAGACAGAACGGCTGGATGTCCGCAAATGATATCCGTGAACTTGAAAACCTAGACCTCATCCCACCGGAACTTGGTGGTGACTTATATCTCATCAATGGAAACATGACCAAGCTGGATGATGCAGGAATATTCGCAGCGACCACTGCTGCCGGAAAGGAGGACGAAAACGATGAAGAAGTTCTGGAAGTGGAAGAATCAGACGGTGACCAATCAGGAGACGCAGGAGCAGACACTGGAGAGGACGCTGTTTCTAAACGGCACCATCGCAGAGGAAAGCTGGTTTGA
- a CDS encoding phage head closure protein, with protein sequence MDISKLNQRILIQKGNTQTDDVGNVLRQWQDFYSCFASIKTTGGKERQKGDTEEQQTVSFTVRFCKKLSELSAVDYRIMFRGKNYNIVQVDFADYDSKTVKIKAESEDSYDSNGTGNDK encoded by the coding sequence ATGGATATTTCAAAGCTAAATCAGCGGATTTTAATTCAAAAAGGAAATACACAAACAGACGATGTGGGAAATGTACTTCGGCAGTGGCAGGATTTTTATTCCTGCTTTGCGTCTATTAAGACTACAGGCGGAAAGGAACGACAGAAAGGTGATACGGAGGAACAGCAGACAGTATCTTTTACTGTACGTTTTTGCAAAAAGCTTTCAGAACTTTCCGCTGTGGATTACCGTATTATGTTCCGAGGAAAAAACTACAACATAGTGCAAGTTGACTTTGCGGACTATGACAGCAAAACGGTAAAAATAAAAGCGGAATCGGAGGACTCTTATGACAGTAACGGTACAGGAAATGACAAATGA
- a CDS encoding HK97 gp10 family phage protein, translating to MTVTVQEMTNEILNCIKQYTEEASEKIAEVCKEESETLKENLKKDSPKGKRMGNKKYSRGWKIKKTSRSGYVQYEVYNTQGYLTHLLEKGHQNFVGTTKGRQKQVHTKGGRTPAYPHIKPNEEKAKENVERRIREVLQNG from the coding sequence ATGACAGTAACGGTACAGGAAATGACAAATGAAATCCTAAACTGCATAAAGCAATACACCGAGGAGGCATCAGAGAAAATAGCCGAGGTCTGCAAGGAAGAAAGTGAAACACTGAAAGAAAATCTGAAAAAAGACAGTCCAAAAGGCAAGCGAATGGGAAATAAAAAATACTCTCGTGGCTGGAAAATAAAGAAAACATCTCGCAGTGGCTATGTGCAGTACGAGGTTTATAACACACAGGGTTATCTGACACATCTTCTGGAAAAAGGGCATCAAAATTTTGTCGGCACAACAAAAGGCAGACAAAAACAGGTGCATACCAAAGGCGGAAGAACGCCTGCTTATCCCCATATCAAGCCGAATGAGGAAAAAGCAAAGGAAAACGTGGAACGGCGAATTAGGGAGGTTCTGCAAAATGGATGA